A window of the Penaeus monodon isolate SGIC_2016 chromosome 38, NSTDA_Pmon_1, whole genome shotgun sequence genome harbors these coding sequences:
- the LOC119596778 gene encoding uncharacterized protein LOC119596778, with protein MRLGKTQKVKSSSKAIPLLRCKLIEVKRLSGKPITTYIKSKYGKTALDTFRRTEKLSYRSKKLQKDIKFLNICKNYDVIPQFLNFRVHNPVFESTLTYRSWCFVLLDREITSQKRKETSVNIKLNKELNLLKSTLSPLDYICISRLIMNNVDKKITHVDNIHSKKLLKLGIDIRKKVDKSKVIFNFSDKILSEEQKNVLSLGLDYCMPPSKVNFHKFYLYFEKLCGNIKNCDIYKNNLNNVTNNIATIANNTFRKFSRQVKQDNEPDDIMSPLQSLKKDNSIIITKPDKGRGVVILNKCDYQHKLLNILSDRTKFKRITIEVSTHLLYLEDKLKRLLRTIKSSINENTYNFLSTSGSRPGLLYGLPKVHKPNIPLRPIISSIGTFNYNTAKFLVPIISPLTANQYTIENSTSFANEITTLNFKQPTTMASFDIESLFTNVPLHETTDIIVNNVDTSQLTNIGLTKDNFKKLLDLAAHHSVFTFDDCLYTQTDGGSVSAMFYADFVVKKISCRNQITWENEIGGVIIIIPEI; from the exons ATGCGTTTGGGGAAGACGCAGAAG GTCAA ATCCTCGAGCAAGGCCATTCCCCTCCTTCGTTGTAAATTAATCGAGGTCAA acgcctgagtggcaagccTATAACGACGTATATAAAGAGCAAGTATGGCAAGACAGCACTGGATACCTTCAGACGAACTGAAAAGCTTTCCTACCGCTCCAAGAAGCTGCAGAAGGACATTAAGTTTCTGAACATATGTAAAAACTATGATGTTATCCCACAATTCCTTAATTTTCGTGTTCATAACCCTGTATTTGAAAGCACCCTCACATATCGCTCCTGGTGTTTTGTCCTCCTGGACCGAGAAATTACTagtcaaaagagaaaagaaactagTGTCAATATTAAACTCAATAAGGAATTAAATTTGCTAAAGTCTACATTATCACCACTTGATTACATTTGTATATCAAGGCTGATCATGaacaatgttgataaaaaaataactcatgtAGACAACATCCATAGCAAGAAGCTCCTAAAATTAGGCATTGATATTAGGAAAAAAGTGGATAAATCGAAAGTAATCTTCAATTTCTCTGACAAAATTCTatctgaagaacaaaaaaatgtacTATCTCTCGGACTGGATTACTGTATGCCTCCATCTAAagttaattttcataaattttacctATATTTTGAAAAGCTATGTGGAAACATAAAAAACTGtgatatttacaaaaacaacCTTAACAACGTCACCAACAATATAGCAACAATAGCTAACAACACCTTTAGGAAATTTTCTCGCCAAGTTAAGCAGGATAACGAGCCTGATGACATCATGTCACCCCTACAGTCACTCAAAAAAGACaacagtattatcatcaccaaaccTGATAAAGGTCGTGGAGTCGTAATCTTAAATAAATGTGACTATCAACATAAATTACTTAATATTCTTAGTGACCGCACAAAATTCAAAAGAATCACTATTGAAGTATCCACCCACTTATTGTACTTAGAGGACAAACTAAAAAGACTTCTTCGTACCATCAAATCATCCATTAACGAAAACACTTATAACTTCCTGTCAACATCTGGCTCCCGTCCTGGTTTACTTTACGGTCTTCCTAAAGTGCACAAACCAAATATTCCACTTAGACCCATTATCTCTTCCATTGGCACCTTCAattataacactgcaaaatttcttGTCCCCATTATCTCCCCTTTAACCGCCAATCAGTACACTATAGAAAATTCTACATCCTTTGCTAATGAAATTACGACCCTTAACTTTAAACAACCAACCACTATGGCGAGTTTTGATATAGAGTCACTCTTTAccaatgttccccttcatgaaaccaccGACATTATAGTTAACAATGTAGACACTTCCCAGCTTACCAATATTGGTTTAacaaaagataacttcaaaaaattactaGATCTAGCCGCCCACCACTCAGTGTTCACTTTTGATGATTGTCTttatacccaaacagacggg